In Chiloscyllium punctatum isolate Juve2018m chromosome 38, sChiPun1.3, whole genome shotgun sequence, a single genomic region encodes these proteins:
- the LOC140463352 gene encoding uncharacterized protein isoform X2, with product MRREKVKEHLVSLDQPKLKVGERTFSRQEETKINHFEKQAEEFLNAVFQRKDSPWVVDSNIPLVAREIMHRMIRQFAAEYTSKTSTSQDSIVLTSTKDQSASKTPVLGASALNPVLSKLLMADQDRPLDLTIKKSNLESDNQDGVLDLSTKKNPSARSVSTDKTLGCSTSTVLAKGNKIPRQEAQHNTASRSSLDQFMAKLCRHHQKQFMNVLSYMHSEASPEEQPRELSTREDMATPSPAPVLLQPKNPEDRTPSTLKSCPSSTQETQTSNKSNSESIKEENQPAHEELLLLGIEANRVPSVEKLTPRGCCSSGNYIKNCTEDAGFSSIRVCTTDFNKTGSMEGLHKETVNQKGISITQLDQSSSECAHISAVARIEEICSNSHENKTEGAVAARAQVETPQVLPDELLNLSKNLTKNQSSSRGSSRAASDHKAIKHTSVQGGSREHTSAAKRMIKSNHVLTTESSTKDCWFPSKSRAASGRLRLKPQAPPTKTARKSTRVSVLRARSSMPMCQYVNEHDNQCDIVYISKPITECRFDAQRSLSSSRKTARKSTRGHLCNEEYWELKTVRTLARSPAMEARNGNCPSLIPIPPAPVTPKQAIVLPVSVPICVSVEAGADTNEDPKVQLKVSQEDRQDFGYSESKGELVVEPSQTCRSQETEALFRTENSPRGDPERPGDPERPRDQTLVSDSKSHSLEVENIPVLTSQMNNCITTHADYQALCDSLSAELGACESTELSKLLTECRKAGGSPSELEQLVKESDAPEDISSTAGSPSNLQPVPVDQNQNPSVTSLEKMSTSSFCDIGVKIIPTQEQCSTQHFNNSEILNINKTTTSDSLSCPLSGDQRTGEVVESLGDVNTIRVEKSLTEIEEPSISEQALGVQDEAVACSVPSYMVSCPPILSRCKDANSHIDSGGSVLELMEGPHQGTDNLGCNITVNGPALEKTKLEDPNENVIDQKREGSNSTEGTPESEKQTSHHKKAQGLAAPEKKKHRRKLELTTSDRCLRSQQPRQQAVTCPSGMKEQPPVCGDGLLVPCLNVKLLRSQGERGYKREVCINKVTSVQFPTECFNKILLQSIVDPESRVCESPTTTSEQDIDKTKKATVKQLSKNLLLKDFENFQDEELVDDNLSNEGAHYGQGQVLEVCVDSRSSEERKVSFSAHVRNDQDSESSDGSVDEMSPAIQQQSSSGKADTCKENSKWARGGMMKRLTNVGSLQTAKGTTPKAPPGDKVLAGSRTLRCSSVSNAEPEAIALQEDSKCLNMNQPTEFRQENEEAELLGLSDTDAPEPSRPKFLDWCSEDENQELITTLNATYENIHKAWIQMEKEVPVMQKAKCKSDRLKEIWKSKKRARKARGLYDHKISPVQKLFMTNFNLASICKWFMETTETRSLIIVKNISARNPVETMKAKTFLQKNSMIGLFPSPQAERLKKHLKKFAMASPARNNWKTRALLDNVHRRAATGADGAGQQQWSFSLDTGEGLTPRDLFLAKVESDPVEEVVFSANNAAAQPSKHLGLKKPVSAWILRKYSNMRGKLHKLQQGKEHGGRKVLAKHKSVCMNPMVSPKLTSQAQLESHGAPLPVASRKPEESKGKRKALKDTRVEELRVGRVKSSKSEVGPPVPLPKSVPKQLPASRKSRAEVSSVKAAAPKRATASGKTNIMSPKSTEKRLSGANLKNVPRGKGASQSRDGAKGRKTKRNNSKERQMKPNKKATGSSVRAKRNIKTDAKKRNKVATPARRKRKGEVTLEATHKKKRKLNEKRDPVPNKRKRTDAK from the coding sequence caACAAGATACCAAGACAGGAGGCACAACACAACACAGCATCCCGGAGTTCCCTTGACCAGTTTATGGCTAAGCTGTGTAGACATCATCAGAAACAGTTTATGAATGTATTAAGCTACATGCACAGTGAAGCAAGTCCAGAGGAGCAGCCCCGGGAATTGTCAACACGTGAAGACATGGCCACACCCAGCCCAGCCCCCGTCCTTCTACAGCCTAAAAACCCCGAGGACCGAACCCCGAGCACCTTAAAATCGTGCCCTTCCTCAACTCAAGAGACTCAGACGTCAAACAAATCGAACAGTGAAAGCATCAAGGAGGAAAACCAGCCAGCTCATGAGGAGCTACTCCTGCTGGGAATTGAAGCAAACAGAGTTCCTTCTGTTGAAAAGCTGACACCCAGAGGCTGTTGTAGCAGTGGGAATTATATAAAAAACTGCACTGAAGACGCAGGGTTCTCCTCTATACGTGTATGTACTACTGACTTTAATAAAACTGGGAGCATGGAGGGTCTACACAAAGAAACTGTGAATCAAAAGGGGATCAGTATCACACAACTAGATCAGTCCTCTAGCGAATGTGCACACATCAGTGCTGTTGCCCGAATAGAAGAAATATGTTCTAACAGTCATGAGAACAAAACAGAGGGTGCGGTAGCTGCCAGAGCTCAGGTTGAAACTCCTCAAGTTCTTCCTGACGAGCTTTTGAACTTGAGTAAGAATTTGACCAAAAATCAGAGTAGTTCACGGGGCAGTTCCAGAGCTGCCTCTGATCACAAAGCAATTAAACACACGTCAGTTCAAGGTGGATCTCGAGAACATACCAGTGCGGCCAAAAGAATGATCAAAAGTAACCATGTGCTCACAACGGAGTCGAGCACCAAAGATTGTTGGTTTCCCTCAAAGTCGCGTGCTGCCAGTGGCCGCTTGAGATTGAAACCACAGGCTCCTCCCACAAAGACAGCCAGAAAGAGCACCAGGGTGTCTGTACTGCGGGCTCGTTCTTCCATGCCTATGTGCCAGTACGTGAATGAGCACGACAACCAGTGTGATATTGTTTACATCAGCAAGCCTATCACGGAATGCCGTTTTGATGCTCAGAGGTCCTTATCTTCCAGTCGAAAGACTGCACGGAAAAGCACACGTGGACATCTCTGCAACGAAGAATACTGGGAGCTAAAGACTGTCCGCACTTTGGCCAGAAGCCCAGCAATGGAGGCGAGAAATGGAAATTGTCCCTCGTTGATTCCCATACCACCTGCTCCGGTGACCCCGAAGCAAGCAATTGTCTTGCCTGTCAGCGTGCCCATCTGTGTTTCTGTGGAGGCTGGAGCTGATACTAATGAGGACCCAAAGGTGCAGCTGAAAGTCTCACAGGAAGATCGTCAAGACTTTGGTTATTCAGAGAGCAAAGGGGAGCTGGTGGTTGAGCCGAGTCAGACCTGTCGATCACAGGAGACTGAGGCACTTTTCCGGACTGAAAACAGCCCACGAGGTGATCCTGAGAGACCTGGGGATCCTGAACGACCCAGGGATCAGACCCTTGTCTCTGATTCCAAAAGCCATTCTCTGGAAGTCGAGAACATACCAGTCTTGACCTCACAAATGAACAACTGCATCACAACGCATGCTGATTACCAAGCTCTCTGTGACAGCTTGTCAGCTGAACTTGGTGCTTGTGAGAGCACTGAGCTATCAAAGCTGCTAACAGAGTGTAGGAAGGCTGGTGGGAGCCCTTCTGAACTGGAACAGTTAGTAAAAGAAAGCGATGCTCCTGAGGACATATCTTCAACAGCAGGCTCTCCAAGCAATTTGCAACCTGTTCCAGTCGATCAGAACCAAAACCCTTCAGTGACATCTTTAGAAAAGATGAGCACCAGTTCATTTTGTGATATTGGGGTTAAGATCATTCCTACTCAGGAGCAATGCAGCACTCAGCACTTCAACAACAGTGAAATATTAAATATTAACAAGACCACAACGAGCGATAGTCTCAGCTGTCCACTATCCGGAGATCAGCGTACTGGAGAGGTAGTTGAATCTCTTGGAGATGTGAATACGATACGGGTAGAAAAATCATTAACTGAGATCGAAGAGCCCAGCATATCAGAACAGGCACTTGGTGTTCAAGATGAAGCAGTTGCATGTTCTGTCCCTTCTTATATGGTTTCGTGTCCGCCAATATTGTCCAGGTGTAAGGATGCGAACAGTCACATTGATTCAGGAGGGTCTGTACTGGAGCTTATGGAAGGACCTCATCAGGGAACTGATAATCTGGGGTGCAATATAACAGTGAATGGACCAGCTTTGGAGAAAACAAAATTGGAAGACCCAAATGAAAATGTGATTGACCAAAAGAGGGAAGGAAGCAATAGCACTGAAGGAACTCCTGAGTCTGAAAAGCAGACAAGCCACCACAAGAAGGCACAAGGCCTGGCTGCACCAGAGAAGAAAAAGCATCGCAGAAAATTGGAGCTAACTACTTCAGATAGATGTTTACGAAGTCAGCAGCCTAGGCAACAAGCTGTGACCTGTCCCAGTGGCATGAAAGAGCAGCCACCAGTTTGTGGTGATGGCTTATTGGTACCCTGTCTTAATGTAAAGCTCCTGAGAAGTCAAGGCGAGAGAGGATACAAAAGGGAGGTGTGCATCAACAAAGTAACATCTGTTCAATTTCCTACAGAATGCTTCAACAAAATCCTTCTGCAAAGCATTGTTGACCCTGAGAGCAGAGTATGCGAGTCTCCGACTACCACATCTGAGCAAGACATTGACAAAACAAAAAAGGCGACTGTCAAGCAGCTCTCCAAAAACCTCCTTTTGAAAGATTTTGAAAACTTTCAAGATGAAGAATTGGTAGACGACAATCTTAGCAATGAAGGAGCACACTATGGACAAGGTCAGGTTCTCGAGGTCTGTGTAGATTCCCGATCATCGGAAGAACGGAAAGTTTCCTTTTCTGCTCACGTCAGAAATGATCAAGATTCGGAATCCTCTGATGGTTCGGTGGATGAAATGTCTCCTGCTATCCAACAGCAGTCAAGTTCAGGGAAGGCAGATACCTGTAAAGAGAACTCAAAATGGGCAAGAGGAGGCATGATGAAAAGATTGACGAATGTGGGATCACTGCAAACTGCTAAAGGAACAACCCCCAAAGCACCACCAGGCGATAAGGTTCTTGCTGGGTCTCGTACTTTGAGATGTTCAAGTGTGTCCAACGCAGAACCAGAAGCAATTGCGCTACAAGAGGACAGCAAATGCTTAAATATGAATCAACCTACTGAATTTCGCCAGGAGAATGAAGAAGCTGAGCTGTTAGGTCTGAGCGACACTGATGCTCCTGAACCGAGTCGGCCAAAGTTTTTGGACTGGTGCTCAGAGGACGAGAACCAGGAGCTGATCACCACTTTGAATGCCACATATGAGAACATTCACAAGGCTTGGATTCAGATGGAGAAGGAAGTGCCGGTGATGCAGAAAGCAAAATGCAAGTCTGACCGGCTCAAGGAGATCTGGAAAAGCAAGAAGAGGGCTCGCAAAGCAAGGGGACTGTATGACCATAAGATATCCCCTGTACAGAAACTCTTCATGACCAACTTCAACCTCGCCAGCATCTGTAAATGGTTCATGGAGACAACTGAGACCAGGTCTCTGATCATCGTTAAAAATATCAGTGCCCGGAATCCAGTGGAGACCATGAAAGCCAAAACCTTCCTTCAGAAGAACTCCATGATCGGTCTGTTCCCCAGTCCCCAAGCCGAGCGGCTAAAGAAACACCTGAAAAAGTTTGCCATGGCGTCTCCTGCTCGGAACAATTGGAAGACTCGAGCACTGCTAGACAATGTGCATAGAAGAGCTGCGACAGGGGCAGATGGAGCAGGGCAGCAGCAGTGGAGCttttccttagatacaggagaaGGCCTGACTCCCAGGGACCTCTTTCTGGCCAAAGTGGAAAGTGATCCTGTCGAGGAGGTTGTATTTTCTGCCAACAACGCGGCAGCCCAGCCCTCCAAGCATTTGGGGTTGAAGAAGCCAGTCAGTGCATGGATCTTGCGGAAATACTCCAACATGAGAGGCAAGCTCCACAAATTGCAGCAGGGGAAGGAGCACGGTGGGAGGAAGGTCTTAGCTAAGCACAAGAGCGTCTGTATGAACCCCATGGTCTCACCCAAGCTGACCTCGCAGGCCCAACTGGAGTCTCACGGAGCCCCTCTCCCCGTTGCCTCTCGGAAGCCTGAGGAGAGCAAAGGGAAGAGGAAGGCACTCAAGGACACTCGCGTCGAGGAGCTCCGTGTGGGGCGAGTCAAGAGCAGCAAGTCCGAGGTAGgtcctcctgtccctctgcccAAATCCGTGCCCAAGCAGTTGCCTGCAAGTCGCAAGTCCAGAGCGGAGGTCAGCTCTGTAAAGGCTGCAGCTCCCAAAAGGGCTACTGCCAGTGGAAAGACCAATATTATGTCCccaaaaagcaccgagaagaggCTGTCTGGTGCTAATCTGAAAAACGTTCCGAGGGGCAAGGGCGCATCCCAGAGTAGAGATGGGGCTAAAGGCAGAAAGACGAAAAGAAACAACAGCAAAGAGCGTCAGATGAAACCCAACAAAAAAGCGACAGGATCTTCAGTCAGGGCCAAGAGGAACATTAAGACTGATGccaaaaagagaaacaaggtggCCACCCCAGCGAGACGTAAACGGAAGGGTGAAGTCACCTTGGAAGCTACGCACAAAAAGAAACGCAAGTTAAATGAGAAGAGAGACCCTGTACCCAACAAACGCAAGCGGACTGATGCAAAATGA
- the LOC140463352 gene encoding uncharacterized protein isoform X4, producing MHRMIRQFAAEYTSKTSTSQDSIVLTSTKDQSASKTPVLGASALNPVLSKLLMADQDRPLDLTIKKSNLESDNQDGVLDLSTKKNPSARSVSTDKTLGCSTSTVLAKGNKIPRQEAQHNTASRSSLDQFMAKLCRHHQKQFMNVLSYMHSEASPEEQPRELSTREDMATPSPAPVLLQPKNPEDRTPSTLKSCPSSTQETQTSNKSNSESIKEENQPAHEELLLLGIEANRVPSVEKLTPRGCCSSGNYIKNCTEDAGFSSIRVCTTDFNKTGSMEGLHKETVNQKGISITQLDQSSSECAHISAVARIEEICSNSHENKTEGAVAARAQVETPQVLPDELLNLSKNLTKNQSSSRGSSRAASDHKAIKHTSVQGGSREHTSAAKRMIKSNHVLTTESSTKDCWFPSKSRAASGRLRLKPQAPPTKTARKSTRVSVLRARSSMPMCQYVNEHDNQCDIVYISKPITECRFDAQRSLSSSRKTARKSTRGHLCNEEYWELKTVRTLARSPAMEARNGNCPSLIPIPPAPVTPKQAIVLPVSVPICVSVEAGADTNEDPKVQLKVSQEDRQDFGYSESKGELVVEPSQTCRSQETEALFRTENSPRGDPERPGDPERPRDQTLVSDSKSHSLEVENIPVLTSQMNNCITTHADYQALCDSLSAELGACESTELSKLLTECRKAGGSPSELEQLVKESDAPEDISSTAGSPSNLQPVPVDQNQNPSVTSLEKMSTSSFCDIGVKIIPTQEQCSTQHFNNSEILNINKTTTSDSLSCPLSGDQRTGEVVESLGDVNTIRVEKSLTEIEEPSISEQALGVQDEAVACSVPSYMVSCPPILSRCKDANSHIDSGGSVLELMEGPHQGTDNLGCNITVNGPALEKTKLEDPNENVIDQKREGSNSTEGTPESEKQTSHHKKAQGLAAPEKKKHRRKLELTTSDRCLRSQQPRQQAVTCPSGMKEQPPVCGDGLLVPCLNVKLLRSQGERGYKREVCINKVTSVQFPTECFNKILLQSIVDPESRVCESPTTTSEQDIDKTKKATVKQLSKNLLLKDFENFQDEELVDDNLSNEGAHYGQGQVLEVCVDSRSSEERKVSFSAHVRNDQDSESSDGSVDEMSPAIQQQSSSGKADTCKENSKWARGGMMKRLTNVGSLQTAKGTTPKAPPGDKVLAGSRTLRCSSVSNAEPEAIALQEDSKCLNMNQPTEFRQENEEAELLGLSDTDAPEPSRPKFLDWCSEDENQELITTLNATYENIHKAWIQMEKEVPVMQKAKCKSDRLKEIWKSKKRARKARGLYDHKISPVQKLFMTNFNLASICKWFMETTETRSLIIVKNISARNPVETMKAKTFLQKNSMIGLFPSPQAERLKKHLKKFAMASPARNNWKTRALLDNVHRRAATGADGAGQQQWSFSLDTGEGLTPRDLFLAKVESDPVEEVVFSANNAAAQPSKHLGLKKPVSAWILRKYSNMRGKLHKLQQGKEHGGRKVLAKHKSVCMNPMVSPKLTSQAQLESHGAPLPVASRKPEESKGKRKALKDTRVEELRVGRVKSSKSEVGPPVPLPKSVPKQLPASRKSRAEVSSVKAAAPKRATASGKTNIMSPKSTEKRLSGANLKNVPRGKGASQSRDGAKGRKTKRNNSKERQMKPNKKATGSSVRAKRNIKTDAKKRNKVATPARRKRKGEVTLEATHKKKRKLNEKRDPVPNKRKRTDAK from the coding sequence caACAAGATACCAAGACAGGAGGCACAACACAACACAGCATCCCGGAGTTCCCTTGACCAGTTTATGGCTAAGCTGTGTAGACATCATCAGAAACAGTTTATGAATGTATTAAGCTACATGCACAGTGAAGCAAGTCCAGAGGAGCAGCCCCGGGAATTGTCAACACGTGAAGACATGGCCACACCCAGCCCAGCCCCCGTCCTTCTACAGCCTAAAAACCCCGAGGACCGAACCCCGAGCACCTTAAAATCGTGCCCTTCCTCAACTCAAGAGACTCAGACGTCAAACAAATCGAACAGTGAAAGCATCAAGGAGGAAAACCAGCCAGCTCATGAGGAGCTACTCCTGCTGGGAATTGAAGCAAACAGAGTTCCTTCTGTTGAAAAGCTGACACCCAGAGGCTGTTGTAGCAGTGGGAATTATATAAAAAACTGCACTGAAGACGCAGGGTTCTCCTCTATACGTGTATGTACTACTGACTTTAATAAAACTGGGAGCATGGAGGGTCTACACAAAGAAACTGTGAATCAAAAGGGGATCAGTATCACACAACTAGATCAGTCCTCTAGCGAATGTGCACACATCAGTGCTGTTGCCCGAATAGAAGAAATATGTTCTAACAGTCATGAGAACAAAACAGAGGGTGCGGTAGCTGCCAGAGCTCAGGTTGAAACTCCTCAAGTTCTTCCTGACGAGCTTTTGAACTTGAGTAAGAATTTGACCAAAAATCAGAGTAGTTCACGGGGCAGTTCCAGAGCTGCCTCTGATCACAAAGCAATTAAACACACGTCAGTTCAAGGTGGATCTCGAGAACATACCAGTGCGGCCAAAAGAATGATCAAAAGTAACCATGTGCTCACAACGGAGTCGAGCACCAAAGATTGTTGGTTTCCCTCAAAGTCGCGTGCTGCCAGTGGCCGCTTGAGATTGAAACCACAGGCTCCTCCCACAAAGACAGCCAGAAAGAGCACCAGGGTGTCTGTACTGCGGGCTCGTTCTTCCATGCCTATGTGCCAGTACGTGAATGAGCACGACAACCAGTGTGATATTGTTTACATCAGCAAGCCTATCACGGAATGCCGTTTTGATGCTCAGAGGTCCTTATCTTCCAGTCGAAAGACTGCACGGAAAAGCACACGTGGACATCTCTGCAACGAAGAATACTGGGAGCTAAAGACTGTCCGCACTTTGGCCAGAAGCCCAGCAATGGAGGCGAGAAATGGAAATTGTCCCTCGTTGATTCCCATACCACCTGCTCCGGTGACCCCGAAGCAAGCAATTGTCTTGCCTGTCAGCGTGCCCATCTGTGTTTCTGTGGAGGCTGGAGCTGATACTAATGAGGACCCAAAGGTGCAGCTGAAAGTCTCACAGGAAGATCGTCAAGACTTTGGTTATTCAGAGAGCAAAGGGGAGCTGGTGGTTGAGCCGAGTCAGACCTGTCGATCACAGGAGACTGAGGCACTTTTCCGGACTGAAAACAGCCCACGAGGTGATCCTGAGAGACCTGGGGATCCTGAACGACCCAGGGATCAGACCCTTGTCTCTGATTCCAAAAGCCATTCTCTGGAAGTCGAGAACATACCAGTCTTGACCTCACAAATGAACAACTGCATCACAACGCATGCTGATTACCAAGCTCTCTGTGACAGCTTGTCAGCTGAACTTGGTGCTTGTGAGAGCACTGAGCTATCAAAGCTGCTAACAGAGTGTAGGAAGGCTGGTGGGAGCCCTTCTGAACTGGAACAGTTAGTAAAAGAAAGCGATGCTCCTGAGGACATATCTTCAACAGCAGGCTCTCCAAGCAATTTGCAACCTGTTCCAGTCGATCAGAACCAAAACCCTTCAGTGACATCTTTAGAAAAGATGAGCACCAGTTCATTTTGTGATATTGGGGTTAAGATCATTCCTACTCAGGAGCAATGCAGCACTCAGCACTTCAACAACAGTGAAATATTAAATATTAACAAGACCACAACGAGCGATAGTCTCAGCTGTCCACTATCCGGAGATCAGCGTACTGGAGAGGTAGTTGAATCTCTTGGAGATGTGAATACGATACGGGTAGAAAAATCATTAACTGAGATCGAAGAGCCCAGCATATCAGAACAGGCACTTGGTGTTCAAGATGAAGCAGTTGCATGTTCTGTCCCTTCTTATATGGTTTCGTGTCCGCCAATATTGTCCAGGTGTAAGGATGCGAACAGTCACATTGATTCAGGAGGGTCTGTACTGGAGCTTATGGAAGGACCTCATCAGGGAACTGATAATCTGGGGTGCAATATAACAGTGAATGGACCAGCTTTGGAGAAAACAAAATTGGAAGACCCAAATGAAAATGTGATTGACCAAAAGAGGGAAGGAAGCAATAGCACTGAAGGAACTCCTGAGTCTGAAAAGCAGACAAGCCACCACAAGAAGGCACAAGGCCTGGCTGCACCAGAGAAGAAAAAGCATCGCAGAAAATTGGAGCTAACTACTTCAGATAGATGTTTACGAAGTCAGCAGCCTAGGCAACAAGCTGTGACCTGTCCCAGTGGCATGAAAGAGCAGCCACCAGTTTGTGGTGATGGCTTATTGGTACCCTGTCTTAATGTAAAGCTCCTGAGAAGTCAAGGCGAGAGAGGATACAAAAGGGAGGTGTGCATCAACAAAGTAACATCTGTTCAATTTCCTACAGAATGCTTCAACAAAATCCTTCTGCAAAGCATTGTTGACCCTGAGAGCAGAGTATGCGAGTCTCCGACTACCACATCTGAGCAAGACATTGACAAAACAAAAAAGGCGACTGTCAAGCAGCTCTCCAAAAACCTCCTTTTGAAAGATTTTGAAAACTTTCAAGATGAAGAATTGGTAGACGACAATCTTAGCAATGAAGGAGCACACTATGGACAAGGTCAGGTTCTCGAGGTCTGTGTAGATTCCCGATCATCGGAAGAACGGAAAGTTTCCTTTTCTGCTCACGTCAGAAATGATCAAGATTCGGAATCCTCTGATGGTTCGGTGGATGAAATGTCTCCTGCTATCCAACAGCAGTCAAGTTCAGGGAAGGCAGATACCTGTAAAGAGAACTCAAAATGGGCAAGAGGAGGCATGATGAAAAGATTGACGAATGTGGGATCACTGCAAACTGCTAAAGGAACAACCCCCAAAGCACCACCAGGCGATAAGGTTCTTGCTGGGTCTCGTACTTTGAGATGTTCAAGTGTGTCCAACGCAGAACCAGAAGCAATTGCGCTACAAGAGGACAGCAAATGCTTAAATATGAATCAACCTACTGAATTTCGCCAGGAGAATGAAGAAGCTGAGCTGTTAGGTCTGAGCGACACTGATGCTCCTGAACCGAGTCGGCCAAAGTTTTTGGACTGGTGCTCAGAGGACGAGAACCAGGAGCTGATCACCACTTTGAATGCCACATATGAGAACATTCACAAGGCTTGGATTCAGATGGAGAAGGAAGTGCCGGTGATGCAGAAAGCAAAATGCAAGTCTGACCGGCTCAAGGAGATCTGGAAAAGCAAGAAGAGGGCTCGCAAAGCAAGGGGACTGTATGACCATAAGATATCCCCTGTACAGAAACTCTTCATGACCAACTTCAACCTCGCCAGCATCTGTAAATGGTTCATGGAGACAACTGAGACCAGGTCTCTGATCATCGTTAAAAATATCAGTGCCCGGAATCCAGTGGAGACCATGAAAGCCAAAACCTTCCTTCAGAAGAACTCCATGATCGGTCTGTTCCCCAGTCCCCAAGCCGAGCGGCTAAAGAAACACCTGAAAAAGTTTGCCATGGCGTCTCCTGCTCGGAACAATTGGAAGACTCGAGCACTGCTAGACAATGTGCATAGAAGAGCTGCGACAGGGGCAGATGGAGCAGGGCAGCAGCAGTGGAGCttttccttagatacaggagaaGGCCTGACTCCCAGGGACCTCTTTCTGGCCAAAGTGGAAAGTGATCCTGTCGAGGAGGTTGTATTTTCTGCCAACAACGCGGCAGCCCAGCCCTCCAAGCATTTGGGGTTGAAGAAGCCAGTCAGTGCATGGATCTTGCGGAAATACTCCAACATGAGAGGCAAGCTCCACAAATTGCAGCAGGGGAAGGAGCACGGTGGGAGGAAGGTCTTAGCTAAGCACAAGAGCGTCTGTATGAACCCCATGGTCTCACCCAAGCTGACCTCGCAGGCCCAACTGGAGTCTCACGGAGCCCCTCTCCCCGTTGCCTCTCGGAAGCCTGAGGAGAGCAAAGGGAAGAGGAAGGCACTCAAGGACACTCGCGTCGAGGAGCTCCGTGTGGGGCGAGTCAAGAGCAGCAAGTCCGAGGTAGgtcctcctgtccctctgcccAAATCCGTGCCCAAGCAGTTGCCTGCAAGTCGCAAGTCCAGAGCGGAGGTCAGCTCTGTAAAGGCTGCAGCTCCCAAAAGGGCTACTGCCAGTGGAAAGACCAATATTATGTCCccaaaaagcaccgagaagaggCTGTCTGGTGCTAATCTGAAAAACGTTCCGAGGGGCAAGGGCGCATCCCAGAGTAGAGATGGGGCTAAAGGCAGAAAGACGAAAAGAAACAACAGCAAAGAGCGTCAGATGAAACCCAACAAAAAAGCGACAGGATCTTCAGTCAGGGCCAAGAGGAACATTAAGACTGATGccaaaaagagaaacaaggtggCCACCCCAGCGAGACGTAAACGGAAGGGTGAAGTCACCTTGGAAGCTACGCACAAAAAGAAACGCAAGTTAAATGAGAAGAGAGACCCTGTACCCAACAAACGCAAGCGGACTGATGCAAAATGA